One stretch of Rhinolophus ferrumequinum isolate MPI-CBG mRhiFer1 chromosome 3, mRhiFer1_v1.p, whole genome shotgun sequence DNA includes these proteins:
- the LOC117020252 gene encoding heterogeneous nuclear ribonucleoprotein A1, translating into MSKSESPKEPEQLRKLFIGGLSFETTDESLRSHFEQWGTLTDCVVMRDPNTKRSRGFGFVTYATVEEVDAAMNARPHKVDGRVVEPKRAVSREDSQRPGAHLTVKKIFVGGIKEDTEEHHLRDYFEQYGKIEVIEIMTDRGSGKKRGFAFVTFDDHDSVDKIVIQKYHTVNGHNCEVRKALSKQEMASASSSQRGRSGSGNFGGGRGGGFGGNDNFGRGGNFSGRGGFGGSRGGGGYGGSGDGYNGFGNDGSNFGGGGSYNDFGNYNNQSSNFGPMKGGNFGGRSSGPYGGGGQYFAKPRNQGGYGGSSSSSSYGSGRRF; encoded by the coding sequence ATGTCTAAGTCAGAGTCTCCCAAAGAGCCTGAACAGCTGCGGAAGCTCTTCATCGGAGGTTTGAGCTTTGAAACAACCGATGAGAGTCTGAGGAGCCATTTTGAGCAATGGGGAACGCTCACAGACTGTGTGGTGATGAGAGACCCAAACACCAAACGCTCCAGAGGCTTTGGGTTTGTCACCTATGCCACTGTGGAGGAGGTGGACGCAGCCATGAATGCAAGGCCACACAAGGTGGATGGAAGAGTTGTGGAACCAAAGAGGGCTGTCTCAAGAGAAGATTCTCAAAGACCTGGTGCCCACTTAACTGTGAAAAAGATTTTTGTCGGTGGTAttaaagaagacactgaagagCATCACCTAAGAGATTATTTTGAACAGTATGGGAAAATTGAAGTGATAGAAATCATGACTGACCGAGGCAGTGGCAAGAAGAGAGGCTTTGCTTTTGTAACCTTTGATGACCATGACTCTGTAGACAAGATTGTCATTCAGAAATACCATACTGTGAATGGCCACAACTGTGAAGTAAGGAAAGCCCTATCTAAACAAGAGATGGCTAGTGCTTCATCCAGTCAAAGAGGTCGAAGTGGTTCTGGAAACTTCGGTGGTGGTCGAGGAGGTGGCTTTGGTGGGAATGACAACTTTGGTCGTGGAGGAAACTTCAGTGGTCGAGGTGGCTTTGGAGGCAGTCGTGGAGGAGGAGGatatggtggcagtggggatggctATAATGGATTTGGTAATGATGGAAGCAATTTTGGAGGTGGTGGAAGCTACAACGATTTTGGCAATTACAACAAtcaatcttcaaattttggacccatgaaaggagggaactttggaggcagaagctctggcccCTATGGTGGTGGAGGTCAATACTTTGCCAAACCACGAAACCAAGGTGGCTATGGtggttccagcagcagcagtagctatggcagtggcagaaggttttaa